The segment GGTCAGAACTAAGGTCTTATCATCCAGCGCTTTGATACCTAATTCTTCTGGCTTTTTCTTACCCGCAATTACATCATCAACATTTTTCACATGGGCATACTGTAAATAGCTCGCGTATGGGGATGCGGTATCAGGATCGGCCAGTCTACGCCAGCTATACACGAAATCTTCCGCCGTGACAGGGTCACCATTTGACCATTTGGCATCGTCACGAATTTTAAATGTCCATTCGGTAAAATCTTTGTTTTCCCAGCTCGTGGCGGAGCCCGGTAGGATTTCTCCTGCTGGGCCAACGATGGTGATCCCTTCAAATAAATCTCTTGAAAGATGGGATTCTGGCACCCCTTCAATTTTATGTGGGTCAAGGGATTGAGGCTCTGTTCCGTTATTACGAACAATATTTTGTTTTTCAGCCAGTTCGACACCTGCTGGCACCACCGCACCATAACTTGTCGCCATCGTCCCTGCCATTAACCCAGCAGCAACGCTTAAAGCAACAAATGTCTTATTCAGTAATTTGCTCATTATTTTGGTTACTCCCATACTATTGTTTTGGTTGTGTTGTTGATGCATCTGCCTACCGAGTCAGTAAGCAGTTATTTTGTTTATTACAAAATTATTAATTAGTAGAATTAATATATAACCGCTTAATATCCATGTGATCAAGAGGGTCTTCACCTTTAAATCCTCCGATTGTGGGCTTGATCATCCTTGCACTCACACGGTAATAAACGGGAACTAGTGCAGAGTCCTTATCCAGCAAGGTTTCTGCCTGTTGGTAAATCTGTTGACGAGCTTGGTCATTCGGCGCTGTTAAAGCCTCTAAAAGGAGTTGGTCATAGACTTTATTTTTATAGGCCGCCGTATTGTTGCTGTTTTCTGATAGTAATGAGTTCAAGAATGCAGAAGGTTCATTGTAATCGGCGCACCATGTTGCTCTTGCAACCTGATAATTCCCTTCATGGCGATTTTGCAGTGTGGTTTTCCACTCTTGGTTTTGCAGCGTTACCTCTGCGCCAATATTTTTCTGCCACATGGATGCCGCTACAATCGCCTGCTGTTTATTTTGGTCTGAGGTGTTATATAGCAAGGTAAACTTGAGAGGATTTTTGGCACTATATCCCGCCTCCGCGAGCAACCCTTTTGCACGTTGATAACGCTGTTCTGGCGTGAGTTTTGCCCATTCTGGCACCGCAAAATTACCATTATGGATAAACGTTGGCGTAAAACCGTAAGCCACCGTCTGTCCTTGATCGATAATTTTATTGGTGATGGTTTCTCTGTCTAAACCTAACTTAATGGCTTCGCGTACCCGAGGGTCGGTGAACGGAGCTTTTTGGTTATTAATTTCATAATAAAACGTACACAGAAACGGACGTACATACAGTTCGTTCGGCTTTTCCGCTTTCATCTTTTTGAACAGTGTTGGGGGAATAGCCGAATTACTAATATCAATTTCTCCACTGCGATAACGGTTGTTATCACTGACTTCAGAGGTAATCGCTAAAAAAGTCGCTTGATCGATCTGCGTTTTTGCGTCATTCCAATATAACGGATTACGCTTGATAATAATTCGCTCGTTGACCGTCCACTCATCCAAAACATAAGCGCCATTACCCACAAAGGAACCCGGTTGAGTCCACTTATCACCATATTTTTCAATGGCTTTACGGTTAACAGGTTTCATTGAAGTATGGGAAAGCATATCGATAAAATACGGGACGGGATGGCTTAGGGTGACTTGCAAATGTTTGTCATCAAGGGCTTTGACACCCAACGATTCTTTGGGTTTTTGACCTTTTAAAATAGCGTCTGCATTTTCAATATAAGCATTTTGTAAATAACTGGAATAAGGCGAACCGGTTTTAGGATCCGCCAAACGCTGCCAACTATATACAAAATCCTCTGCGACAACGGGGGTGCCATCGCTCCACTTGGCATCATCTCGCAAGGTAAATGTCCATGTGGTGTAGTTCTCATTCTGCCAACTCGTTGCCATACCGGGCACGGCCACACCATTAATATCGTCGTAAACCAGCCCTTCCAATAAATTTAAAATAATATTGCCTTCCGGTACCCCTTCGACTTTATGAGGGTCGAGTGAAGTGACTTCTGAACCGTTATTGACCACTATTTTATTTATGGAAGTTTTATTTGATGAGGATTTATCGGGGATTGATGAGGCTTGAGCTGAAATTGCTAATGAGAAAATGAGACAGGAAAGTAAACTGTGCTTAGTAGTGAGTTTCATCGTTGCGCCTTCTCCATTTCATAGTTACGGTTTTACAGTTAACGTTTCAACGTATGTTGAACGACGTTTAGCACGCCTCCACATTGTTGACTTACTGCTGCTCTAGTCACTGTTTCCTAAGCTGTTTTCTAATTTAACCGCCAAAAGCTTTCCTTAAAGGTGCAATTTTGCTCAGAAAGCTTATAAAAAATTACATTTAGTTAACATTTAAAGTTAAAGAATCTATTTAAAAGGGGTAACACACTTTCTCAACTTTTAAATACTCAAATAAAAACAATTAGATAATAAAAAACCTTAAATCACTCTTAAAATCTTTATCAACAATTATCCAAACATATCATTAACAATCTCTGATGAGAATAGTGAATAAATTTACGCAGCTCACATTTCCTTACTTTTTATGCCTAATTTTGCAAAAAGTGCGACACATAATCACATTTCAAATTTATCGCGTAGAGGAATTATTTTGGTTGTAAAGGACAGCTTGGTTGCACAGAACACGCCAAAATAATTGAGTGAGTATTTTGAACTCGAAAGGAATAATGGAATGACGGGAAAAGCGGATGAGAATAGCCGTCTCGTAAGACGGCTAAATAATGCTCAAACTATAAAAGCCCTGGAAATATGGCTTTAACACCGGTTACAGCGATTTCGATGCCTAATGACATAAGTAGCAGACCCATGATACGGGTGACAACGTTGATGCCCGTTTGCCCTAAGTAACGAACCAGTAAAGATGCAGAACGGAACAACAGCCAACAGCAAAAAGCGAACAAAATACTGGTTAACGCTAAACCAATAAAGTTCTGCCAGCCAGTCCAACGTGATGACCAGACAATGCACGAACTGATTGCCCCGGGACCCGCCATTAACGGAAGCGCTAATGGCACCACCCCAATACTATCTCGCACTGCAGTTTCTGTTTTTTCTTGTTTGTTCTGTTTGTCCTCACCAATTTTACCGCTGATCATCGATAACGCGATGGTGACAATCAGAATTCCCCCTGCAATACGGAATGAGTCAATTGAAATACCAAACAGCTGTAATATCGAGTCCCCCACCAACAGTGATGTGCAGAGAATAATTGCGACTGATGAGTTGGCTATCGTATTAGTTCTATTGCGGCTCGCAACGGTTTGATAGTTTGTCATACTAATAAACACAGGCAAGATACCAACCGGGTTTACTAACGCAAATAGACCAATAAAAAATTTAATATAGCCTGATAAATCAAGTAATGTTGCGCTCACCCATTAATACCCTCATAAAATTCTTAAACAAGAAACGCTTACCTGAACTAATTTTATCACTGAAATCGTTAAAATCCTTAGTTAAAGAACAATTTTGTGCATCTTAATAGAATTATTTATTGCAGCTTATCTTAATGACTAAAAAAGGATGATTTATTCACCTCTTTTTAGCGATAAATTAATCATTTTTTTGCAAATCAAGGAATCCCGTAAAAACGGCATGCTGAATGGAGTCAGCTTGCATATTTTGTGATTTAGATCACTTTATTAAATTCCCTTTTTGTTAATCTAGTCTCAACTGATAAACGCAGTGATCAATCAGTTAATTTTTACTTTTTGAGCTATTTATCTGAGATTTATAAGCCAATTAGCATGGGTGAAAAGCATTATTATTAAGTTTATCTATACTGTTGTTTTAGGTACTTATTTAGAATGGCCACTTTGGACGCTCTAGCCACAACAGCTTTTTTTAGATGCTTTGCTCATTGGCTTAAAAATTTTAACTTTATCAGGAGTAATCTATATGTCCGTAACAAACGTTACTGAACTCAATGAACTTGTTGCTCGTGTCAAAAAAGCTCAACGTGAATTTGCCAGCTTCTCTCAAGAGAAAGTGGATCGTATTTTCCGCGCCGCTGCTCTTGCTGCTGCTGATGCACGAATTCCATTAGCAAAACTCGCGGTTGAAGAGTCAGGCATGGGAATTGTTGAAGATAAAGTGATTAAAAACCACTTCGCTTCTGAGTATATTTACAACGCATATAAAGATGAAAAAACCTGTGGTGTTCTATCTGAAGACCCAACATTTGGTACCATCACCATTGCTGAGCCGATTGGTATTATCTGCGGTATCGTTCCAACTACTAACCCAACCTCTACCGCAATTTTTAAATCATTAATTAGTTTAAAAACCCGTAACGCAATTATTTTCTCTCCACATCCTCGCGCTAAAATTGCGACCAACCGTGCTGCTGAGATTGTATTGAATGCGGCCATTGAAGCTGGCGCACCAAAAGATATTATTGGCTGGATTGATTCCCCTTCTGTTGAGCTGTCCAATGCTCTGATGCACCACCCTGACATTAACCTGATCTTAGCGACAGGTGGCCCAGGCATGGTGAAAGCAGCTTACAGTTCCGGTAAACCTGCGATTGGTGTTGGTGCGGGTAACACGCCAGTTGTTATCGATGAAACTGCAGACATCAAACGTGCCGTTGCCTCTATCTTAATGTCAAAAACGTTTGATAACGGCGTGATTTGCGCATCTGAACAATCTGTTGTGGTAGTTGATGCGGTTTATGACCAAGTCCGTGAGCGTTTCTCTACCCACGGTGGCTACCTGCTGCAAGGTAAAGAGCTCAAAGCGGTACAAAATATTATTTTGAAAGATGGCAACTTAAATGCGGCTATCGTGGGTCAACCTGCATTTAAAATTGCAGAAATGGCTGGGGTTGTTGTTCCTGAAACGACTAAGATTTTAATCGGCGAAGTCAAACTTGTTGATGAGTCAGAACCATTCGCTCATGAGAAACTGTCCCCACTCTTAGCGATGTATCGCGCTAAAAACTTTGAAGATGCGGTAGAGAAAGCTGAACAGTTAGTGGAAATGGGGGGTATCGGTCACACATCTTGTCTCTATACTGACCAAGATAACCAGCATGACCGTGTCAGCTATTTTGGCGAAAAAATGAAAACGGCGCGTATTTTGATTAATACCCCTGCGTCTCAAGGCGGTATCGGTGACCTGTATAACTTTAAACTGGCGCCATCTTTAACCTTGGGTTGTGGTTCTTGGGGTGGTAACTCTATCTCTGAAAACGTAGGACCAAAACATTTAATCAATAAGAAAACCGTGGCAAAAAGAGCTGAAAATATGTTGTGGCATAAACTTCCTAGTTCAATCTATTTCCGCCGTGGATGTCTTCCAATCGCTTTAGAAGAGATAGCCACTGATGGTGCAAAACGCGTCTTTATCGTGACCGATAGCTACTTATTTAATAATGGCTATGTTGATGAAATTGTCGATGTTCTGAAAAAACACCATATTGAGACCGATGTTTTCTTTGAAGTCGAAGCTGATCCAACATTATCCGTTGTGCGTAAAGGTGCTGCGCAAATGCAAGCCTTCCAACCGGATGTAATCATTGCCTTAGGTGGTGGTTCCCCAATGGATGCCGCGAAAATCATGTGGGTGATGTACGAACATCCAGAAACACACTTTGAAGAATTAGCGTTACGTTTTATGGATATCCGTAAACGTATTCATAAGTTCCCGAAAATGGGTGTGAAAGCAAAACTGGTCGCTATCACCACCACTTCAGGTACAGGTTCAGAAGTGACACCATTTGCCGTTGTGACTGATGATAAAACAGGTCAAAAATACCCATTAGCGGACTACGCATTAACACCAAACATGGCGATTGTTGATGCTAACCTTGTGATGAATATGCCTAAATCCTTAACTGCGTTTGGTGGTTTGGATGCGGTGACTCACGCATTAGAATCTTATGTTTCTGTTCTGGCAAATGAGTTCTCTGATGGTCAAGCACTCAAAGCACTGACCCTGTTAAAGGATTATCTGCCAGCAAGCTACCATGAAGGGGCAAAAAACCCAGTAGCAAGAGAGCGCGTTCATAATGCGGCAACATTAGCGGGTATTGCTTTTGCTAACGCCTTCTTAGGGGTTTGTCACTCAATGGCACACAAACTAGGATCGGAATTCCATATTCCACACGGTTTAGCTAACGCCCTGTTGATTTGTAACGTAATTCGTTTCAACGCAAATGATAACCCAACTAAGCAAACAGCATTCAGCCAATATGACCGCCCTCAAGCACGTCGCCAATATGCTGAAATTGCAGACCACTTAGGGTTAACTAAAGCAGGCGACCGCACTGGTGCGAAA is part of the Providencia zhijiangensis genome and harbors:
- a CDS encoding ABC transporter substrate-binding protein yields the protein MKLTTKHSLLSCLIFSLAISAQASSIPDKSSSNKTSINKIVVNNGSEVTSLDPHKVEGVPEGNIILNLLEGLVYDDINGVAVPGMATSWQNENYTTWTFTLRDDAKWSDGTPVVAEDFVYSWQRLADPKTGSPYSSYLQNAYIENADAILKGQKPKESLGVKALDDKHLQVTLSHPVPYFIDMLSHTSMKPVNRKAIEKYGDKWTQPGSFVGNGAYVLDEWTVNERIIIKRNPLYWNDAKTQIDQATFLAITSEVSDNNRYRSGEIDISNSAIPPTLFKKMKAEKPNELYVRPFLCTFYYEINNQKAPFTDPRVREAIKLGLDRETITNKIIDQGQTVAYGFTPTFIHNGNFAVPEWAKLTPEQRYQRAKGLLAEAGYSAKNPLKFTLLYNTSDQNKQQAIVAASMWQKNIGAEVTLQNQEWKTTLQNRHEGNYQVARATWCADYNEPSAFLNSLLSENSNNTAAYKNKVYDQLLLEALTAPNDQARQQIYQQAETLLDKDSALVPVYYRVSARMIKPTIGGFKGEDPLDHMDIKRLYINSTN
- a CDS encoding YchE family NAAT transporter; the protein is MSATLLDLSGYIKFFIGLFALVNPVGILPVFISMTNYQTVASRNRTNTIANSSVAIILCTSLLVGDSILQLFGISIDSFRIAGGILIVTIALSMISGKIGEDKQNKQEKTETAVRDSIGVVPLALPLMAGPGAISSCIVWSSRWTGWQNFIGLALTSILFAFCCWLLFRSASLLVRYLGQTGINVVTRIMGLLLMSLGIEIAVTGVKAIFPGLL
- the adhE gene encoding bifunctional acetaldehyde-CoA/alcohol dehydrogenase, with amino-acid sequence MSVTNVTELNELVARVKKAQREFASFSQEKVDRIFRAAALAAADARIPLAKLAVEESGMGIVEDKVIKNHFASEYIYNAYKDEKTCGVLSEDPTFGTITIAEPIGIICGIVPTTNPTSTAIFKSLISLKTRNAIIFSPHPRAKIATNRAAEIVLNAAIEAGAPKDIIGWIDSPSVELSNALMHHPDINLILATGGPGMVKAAYSSGKPAIGVGAGNTPVVIDETADIKRAVASILMSKTFDNGVICASEQSVVVVDAVYDQVRERFSTHGGYLLQGKELKAVQNIILKDGNLNAAIVGQPAFKIAEMAGVVVPETTKILIGEVKLVDESEPFAHEKLSPLLAMYRAKNFEDAVEKAEQLVEMGGIGHTSCLYTDQDNQHDRVSYFGEKMKTARILINTPASQGGIGDLYNFKLAPSLTLGCGSWGGNSISENVGPKHLINKKTVAKRAENMLWHKLPSSIYFRRGCLPIALEEIATDGAKRVFIVTDSYLFNNGYVDEIVDVLKKHHIETDVFFEVEADPTLSVVRKGAAQMQAFQPDVIIALGGGSPMDAAKIMWVMYEHPETHFEELALRFMDIRKRIHKFPKMGVKAKLVAITTTSGTGSEVTPFAVVTDDKTGQKYPLADYALTPNMAIVDANLVMNMPKSLTAFGGLDAVTHALESYVSVLANEFSDGQALKALTLLKDYLPASYHEGAKNPVARERVHNAATLAGIAFANAFLGVCHSMAHKLGSEFHIPHGLANALLICNVIRFNANDNPTKQTAFSQYDRPQARRQYAEIADHLGLTKAGDRTGAKIERLLAWLEEMKADLGIPKSIREAGVAEADFLAHLDKLSEDAFDDQCTGANPRYPLISEIKQLLLDSYYGREFTEQSAEPAAPKAEKKSSKK